From the Lolium rigidum isolate FL_2022 chromosome 2, APGP_CSIRO_Lrig_0.1, whole genome shotgun sequence genome, one window contains:
- the LOC124687359 gene encoding uncharacterized protein LOC124687359, with amino-acid sequence MDVLPAELCFKIFHLLDHQALAAAPQVCRKWNALTCDDELWRRLFEGRWGADATAFYAPQPEGSKPWKDVFVVQDRCDRYGLGVRIIREGNDYYLIYQGEIQSYLGTSSDSGAKDAAQPQGGEAEKKRQISDRILFFLGDLETAYADAKRVKA; translated from the exons ATGGACGTGCTGCCTGCGGAGCTGTGCTTCAAGATCTTCCACCTCCTCGATCACCAGGCCCTCGCCgccgctccccaag TCTGCAGGAAGTGGAACGCGCTGACCTGCGACGACGAGCTGTGGCGCAGGCTGTTCGAGGGCCGATGGGGAGCCGACGCCACGGCCTTCTACGCGCCGCAGCCGGAGGGCTCCAAGCCGTGGAAGGACGTCTTCGTCGTGCAGGACCGATGCGACCGATACGGACT GGGCGTCAGGATCATCAGGGAAGGCAACGACTACTACCTCATCTACCAGGGCGAGATCCAGAGCTACCTGGGCACCAGCTCCGACTCCGGTGCCAAGGACGCAGCGCAGCCGCAGGGCGGCGAGGCCGAGAAGAAGAGGCAGATATCTGACCGGATCCTCTTCTTCCTTGGGGACCTGGAGACCGCCTACGCGGATGCCAAACGTGTCAAGGCGTGA